The Streptomyces laurentii region CAACAACGACCGCGGCAACACCCTCACCCCCATCGACCCGGCCACCGGCCGCGCCGGCAAGCCCGTCGACGTCCACGACCCGTACAACCTCTACTTCACCCCGGACGGCAAGTACGCCGTCGTCATGGCCTCCCTCGACCGCGAGCTGGTCTTCCGCGACGCCCACAGCATGGAGCGGAAGAAGTCCGTCCCGGTCAGCTGCTACGGCGTCAACCACGCCGACTTCTCCGCCGACGGCCGCTACTTCGTCGTCTCCTGCGAGTTCTCCGGCGAACTGCTCAAGGTCGACACGGCGGCGATGAAGGTCGTCGGGCAGCAGAAACTGCCCTTGAAGGGCGCCATGCCCCAGGACGTGAAGATCTCTCCCGACGGCAAGACCTTCTACGTCGCCGACATGATGGCGCACGGCATGTGGGTCCTCGACGGCGAGAAGTTCACCACCCCGACCCTGCTGCCCACCGGCAAGGGGTGCCACGGGCTCTACGTCTCCCGCGACTCCAAGGAGATGTACGTCTCCAACCGAGGCGAGGGCACCATCTCCGTCTTCGACTTCACCGAGGACAAGCTCACCAAGAAGTGGAAACTGCCCCAGGGCGGCTCGCCCGACATGGGCGGCGTCTCCGCCGACGGCAAGGTGCTGTGGCTGTCCGGCCGCTACAACTCCGAGGTGTACGCGATCGACACGACGAGCGGGAAGCAGCTCGCCCGCATCCCCGTCGGCAGCGGCCCGCACGGCCTCGCGGTCTACCCGCAGCCGGGGCGCTACTCGCTCGGGCACACGGGGGTGTTCCGCTGACCCTCCGTCCGGGCGCTCGGCGCGCCGTCGGCCCCGCCCGGGCGTCCGGACCGGACGCTCAGTGTGCCGTCAGCAGCGCCTCGCCGCCCACCGGGCGGTAGCCCGCCGCCTGGAAGGCGCGGACGCTGCGGGCGTTGCCGGGGGACTGCTGGGCCCAGACCACCGGGTCCGGGGTGAGGTGGCGGGCGGCCCGCGCCAAGGCGCGGCCGAGGCCCCGGTGGCGGGCGTCCTCGTCGACCTCGACCGCCGCCTCCATCCGGCCCGCCACGCCCCGGCCCAGGGTCACCATGCCGCCGTCGGCGACCCAGACCCGTACCTCGTCCCGGTACGCCAGCGCGCGGGCCACCCGCGGATGTTCCTGGTCCGCGATCTCGCGCAGCGCGATCTCCGGTGCGCCCGGCAGCGCGCCGGCGACCGTCAGCAGGTCGATCGTGTTCATGGAACGGCCCGTCCGGGCCATCAGCGCGGCGAGGAACCGCGGGTTCATGGACGCCGCCAGCGGATCGGGGCAGGCCGCCGCCAGCTCCGCCCGGATCCACTCCGGATCCTCGTCCAGGAACACCACCGAGTGCGCCGTGAACGCCAGCACCCCGGCGTCGCGGGCGTTCGGCTGCGGCAGCACCGTCGTCGAACCGTCCGGTGCCGGGAAGTCCCCCCGGGCCGCCGCCGCCAGGATCCCCGCCACGTCCGCGCTCATGCCCCCATCATGGGCCATAGGATCGACCGATAATCTGGCCCCGACATCGAAGCACCATGAAGGGGCGGAAGCAGTGGCGGACATCGAGTCGGCGCGCACGGCATTCAACAAGTTCGACGTGGACGGGGACGGCTTCATCACGGCCGCCGAGTACAAGCACGTCATGGCCGAGATGGGCGACTTCCACGTGACCGAGACCGTCGCGGAGGCGCTCATCAAGCAGCGTGACGACAACGGCGACGGACGGCTCTCCTGGGACGAGTTCTGGGCCCACCTCAGCCAGGCCTGATCCTCCCGGGGACGGACAGGCGGCCCGCAGGCCCCGGCGTACACCGCCTCGGGTCACCCGTACGGCGTACACCATGCGCACGTACGCGAGTTGCCGCCCGTCCGGACCCCGGTGACGATCGTCCGGTGACGCCTCCCGGACCCCCCGAACCTCGCGGGCCCCTCGGCACTCCGATACGCCGGACGGCCGCGGCCGCGCTCGCGGTCCTCGCCGTCCTCGTCATCGCCCTGCTCGGGGACTCGCTCGCCCAGACGGGCACCGGCGAACTCGAGATCCCCGCCGCCGGCGGCATCACCGTGCTGCGGCTCCTCGTCGTCACCGCCCTGGCCGTCCACATCGGCGAACTCGCCGGCGTCCGCATGGCGGGCGACGGGCCCCTGCCGCGCCGCTGGTCGCTGCCCGCCGCCGTCACCGGATTCGCCGCCTCCGCCGGACTGCTCGTCCTGCTCTCCGCCCTCAGCGGACTCAAGCTCAGCACCGTGTACGGGCTGCGCGAGGGCCGGCTGCTGCTGATCACCGCCAACGCCTTCGTGCTCGCCGCGCTCTGCGCCGCCACCCGCCACCACGACCTCGCCACGCTGCCGCTGGCCGCCGCCGTCGGCGCCGAGGCGATGCGCGCCCACCCGGAGACGTACAGCCCGGCCGTCGGCATCAGCCTCACCGTGGTCCATCTGACCGCCGCCTCGCTGTGGTTCGGCACCCTGTTGTACGTGCTGCGCACCATGCGGCTGCGCGGCGGCGGGCGGGACGTGCTGCTACGGTACGCGCGCATGGCGGGCTGGCTGTTCGCCGCCCTCGCCGTCACCGGCACCTTCTCGACTTTGCGCCGTCTTCCGCTCGACGGGCTGTTCACCACGGCCTACGGCCGGGTCCTCCTGGTCAAACTGGCCCTCTTCGGGGTGACCGCGCTGCTCGCGCTCACCGCCCGCCGCAGGTTGATGCGGGGCGCCGACGCCCAGCCGCCGGCCCGCGTCGAACTGGGCGTCCTGGGGGCCGTGGTCGTGGTCTCGGCGCTCCTCACCGTCGTCCCGGACCCGCACTGGCTGCTGCCGTAGGAACCCGCTTCGGACCGCTCAGCCGCGCGTCCCCACGTGGAGCGCGGAGCCCCAGAGCACGAGTGCCGCGCCCAGACCGACCACGGCGCGGAGGGACTCGGCGGCCATGCCCGCGAGGAGCAGGCCGAAGCCGACGACGGCGAGGGCCGTGAGGAGGGCGGCGGTCGCGGTGTACTGGCGCTGGTCGTAGAGCCGGGCGAGCGGGAAGAAGTGCAGCCCCACGACCAGGCATATGCCGACCGGAATGAACGCCGGGTGCCCGCTCGCGTTCGAGGCCATGGCGCGGACCTTATAACGGGAACGAGCGCGGGAGCGGGATCGGAAGGTCGGCAATATGTCAGCTACGCAGGGGAGTTGGCAGGTCGCTGCGATACGTTGGCGTCGTGACAGACATCGCCTCGCGCATCGACACCTCCCGGCCCCACACCGCCCGGATCTGGAACTACTGGACCGGCGGCAAGGACAACTACCCGGTCGACCGGGAGGCCGGCGACCGGATCCGGCAGCTGCACCCCGGGATCGGCTCGTACGCGAAGGCGGACCGGCTGTTCCTGGGGCGGGCGGTGCGCTACCTGGCCGAGGAGCAGGGCATCCGGCAGTTCCTGGACATCGGCACGGGCCTGCCGAGCGCCGACAACACCCACGAGGTCGCCCAGCGCGTCGCCCCCGACGCCCGCGTCGTCTACGTGGACAACGACCCGCTCGTCCTCGCGCACGCCCGTGCCCTGCTGGTCGGCACCCCCGAGGGCCGCACCGACTACCTGGACGCCGACCTGCGCAACGTCGACGAGATCCTGGCCGCCGCCGCGAAGACCCTCGACTTCTCGCAGCCCGTCGCGCTGATGCTGCTCGGGGTCGTCATCTTCGTCGAGGACGACGAGGAGTCGTACACCCTCGTCCGCCGCCTCATGGACGCCCTCGCCCCCGGCAGCCACCTCGTCCTGTCGCACACGGTCACCCACCCCGACATGCCGGACGTCGACGAGGCCGTGGCCTTCTGGAACGAGCACGGCACCCCGAAGCTCACCCAGCGCACCCCCGCCGCCGTCACCCGCTACTTCGACGGCCTGGAACTCCTCGACCCGGGCGTGGTCACCTGCTCCGCCTGGCGCCCGGAGACCCCGGCCGAGCCCGTCGCGATGTACGGCGGCGTCGCCCGCAAGTGACGGAGGGCGCGGGTCGGGCCGCCTGGCCACCGGGCGGCCCGACCCGCGCCGGGGTCATGAAGCCACCCTCACAGAACTCCTGTCACCGAGTGCCCGCCACGCGTACTCCGCCTTCCGCGCCGAAGCGAGCCCTAGGGCCTTTCTTTTGGATCAGGCTGGGCTCGCGTGCCCCGGCACGCGCGCTCGCCGCGTTGTCGTCGGTCGCCAACTCCCCCGTAGCCCTTCGGGCACGGGAGGTACCCCCACCGCGTTGTCTCCCTCCTCCGCCTTGCGATCACCCGCACCGGACCCCGCTCCCTGATCCAGCCTGATCCAAAAGAAAGGCCCTAGGCCGGCGCTTACACGTCGACGCACCGGCCGGGAGCTGCGGACTCAGCACTCGATGATGTTCACCGCGAGGCCGCCGCGGGCGGTCTCCTTGTACTTCACGCTCATGTCCGCGCCCGTCTCCTTCATGGTCTTGATGACCTTGTCGAGGGAGACCATGTGGCTGCCGTCGCCGCGCATCGACATGCGGGCCGCCGTGACGGCCTTGACCGCCGCCATGCCGTTGCGCTCGATGCACGGGATCTGGACCAGGCCGCCGACCGGGTCGCAGGTCAGGCCCAGGTTGTGCTCCATGCCGATCTCGGCCGCGTTCTCCACCTGCTCCGGGGAGCCGCCGAGGACCTCGGCGAGGGCGCCGGCGGCCATCGAGCAGGCCGAGCCGACCTCGCCCTGGCAGCCGACCTCGGCGCCGGAGATGGAGGCGTTCTCCTTGAAGAGCATGCCGATGGCGCCGGCCGCGAGGAGGAAGCGGACCACGCCGTCCTCCTTCTCCTCCGGGGAGGCGCCGCCGGCCGCGAAGTTCATGTAGTAGTGCAGGACCGCCGGGATGATGCCGGCCGCGCCGTTCGTCGGGGCGGTGACCACGCGGCCGCCGGCCGCGTTCTCCTCGTTCACGGCCATCGCGTAGAGCGTGATCCACTCCATCGCGTGCGCGGCCGGGTCGCCCTCGGAGCGCAGCTTGCGGGCGGTGGTGGCGGCGCGGCGGCGGACCTTCAGGCCGCCGGGCAGGATGCCCTCGCGGGACATGCCGCGCGCGACGCAGGCCTGCATGACCCGCCAGATCTCCAGGAGACCCGCGCGGATCTCGTCCTCGGTGCGCCAGGCCTTCTCGTTCTCCAGCATCAGCGAGGAGATCGACAGGCCGGTCTCCTTGGTGAGCCGCAGCAGCTCGTCGCCGGTGCGGAAGGGGTACGTCAGGACGGTGTCCTCGGGGATGATCGGGTTCTCGCCCGCGACCGCGTCCTCGTCCACGACGAAGCCGCCGCCGACCGAGTAGTACGTCTTCTCCAGGAGCGGCGCGCCCTCGGTGTCGTACGCGAAGACGGTCATGCCGTTGGCGTGGTACGGCAGCGCCTTGCGGCGGTGCAGGATCAGGTCGTCGTCGAACGCGAACGGGATCTCGTGGGCGCCGAGCAGGTTGATCCGGCCGCTCGTCTTGATCCGCTCGAACTCGTCGTCGGCGCGCTCCACGTCCACGGTGCGCGGCGAGTGGCCCTCCAGGCCGAGCAGGACGGCCTTCGGGGTGCCGTGGCCGTGGCCGGTCGCGCCGAGCGAGCCGTACAGCTCCGCTCGTATGGAACCGACGTGGGCGAGCAGGCCCTCGTTCTTCAGTCGCCGGGCGAACATGCGGGCCGCCCTCATGGGGCCCACCGTGTGGGAACTCGACGGGCCGATGCCGATCGAGAACAGGTCGAAGACCGAGATGGCCACGGGAACTCCTTGTGGGGGCTAGACGCCATTGTCTGCCGGGGTGGTGCAGAACGTGCCGTCACTGCTGGTGTCGTGACAAATGGGGTGGGGCACCACGCTCACGGACAGGGCCACTGTCCAGTGTGCGCGGTGCCCCGGAAGTTTCGTACGAACGAACCGAAGAACAAAAGCGTACGAAATTACTTCAGGATGGCGCGAGGATCACTTCAGGCCGGGGTACAGCGGGTGCTTGTCGGCGAGGGCCGTGACCCGCGCCTTCAGCGCCTCGGCGTCGAAGCCGGGCTTGAGCGTCTCGGCGATGATGTCGGCGACCTCGCGGAAGTCCTCGGCCTGGAAGCCGCGGGTGGCGAGGGCCGGCGTGCCGATGCGCAGGCCGGAGGTGACCATCGGCGGGCGCGGGTCGTTCGGAACGGCGTTCCGGTTGACCGTGATGCCCACCTCGTGCAGCCGGTCCTCGGCCTGCTGGCCGTCCAGCTCCGAGTTCCGCAGGTCGACCAGGAGCAGGTGCACGTCGGTGCCGCCGGACAGCACGGAGACACCGTGCTCGGTGACGTCGTCCCGCACCAGGCGCTCGGCGATGATCCGCGCGCCGTCCAGGGTGCGCTGCTGGCGCTCCTTGAACTCCTCCGAGGCCGCGACCTTGAAGGAGACGGCCTTGGCCGCGATCACGTGCTCCAGCGGGCCGCCCTGGAAACCGGGGAAGACCGAGGAGTTCAGCTTCTTCGCGAACTCCTTCTTCGCCAGGATGATGCCGCCGCGCGGGCCACCGAGCGTCTTGTGCGTGGTGGAGGTGACCACGTCCGCGTACGCGACCGGGTTCGGGTGCAGACCGGCCGCGACCAGACCCGCGAAGTGGGCCATGTCGACCCACAGGTAGGCCTCGACCTCGTCGGCGATCCGGCGGAACTCGGCGAAGTCCAGCTGACGCGGGTAGGCGGACCAGCCCGCGATGATCACCTTGGGGCGGTGCTCCTTGGCGAGGCGCTCGACCTCGGCCATGTCGACCCGGCCCTGGTCGTCCACGTGGTACGCGACCACGTCGAACTGCTTGCCCGAGAAGTTCAGGCGCATGCCGTGGGTGAGGTGGCCGCCGTGGGCCAGGTCCAGGCCGAGGATCGTGTCGCCCGGCTGGGCGATCGCGAACAGGGCGGCCTGGTTGGCGGACGCGCCGGAGTGCGGCTGCACGTTGGCGTACTCGGCGCCGAACAGCTCCTTGATCCGGTCGATCGCGATCTGCTCGGCCACGTCGACGTGCTCGCAGCCGCCGTAGTAGCGGCGGCCCGGGTAGCCCTCGGCGTACTTGTTGGTGAGGACCGAACCCTGGGCCTCCATGACCGCGACCGGAGCGAAGTTCTCCGAGGCGATCATCTCGAGGGTGTTCTGCTGACGGCGGAGCTCGGCGTCGACGGCGGCGGCGACGTCCGGGTCCAGCTCGTGGAGGGGAGTGTTCAGAAGCGACATCGAGAGATCCTTAGTTGCCGGAGAGCTCGGTGTACTCGGCGGCGGAGAGCAGGTCCTTCGGCTCCTCCGCGACGCGTACCTTGAAGAGCCAGCCACCCTCGAACGGAGCCGAGTTCACCAGGGACGGGTCGTCGACGACGTCCTGGTTCGCGGCGACGACCTCGCCCGTGACCGGGGAGAACAGGTCGCTGACCGACTTGGTCGACTCCAGCTCGCCGCAGGTCTCGCCGGCGGTCACGGTGTCACCGACCTCCGGCAGCTGGGCGTACACGACGTCGCCGAGGGCGTTCGCCGCGAACTCCGTGATGCCGATCGTGGCGACGCCGTCCTCGACGGCCGACAGCCACTCGTGCTCCTTGCTGTAGCGAAGCTCCTGGGGGTTGCTCATGGCGTGATTCTCCTGGATCGGGGGAGTGCGGATGAACGGGGGTCTTACGGGATGAGACGGAAGGTGAGACGAATCACCTCACCGGCGTACGCCGGGGGCGCGGGGCGAAGGCCGGGCGCCCGGTCCGGACGGATGCCCGGACGTACGCGCGCGAGGCGACCCGCGGCCTACTTCTCGCGCTTGTAGAACGGCAGCGCCACGACCTCGTACGGCTCGTGGGTGCCGCGGATGTCGATGCCGACGCCCGCCGTGCCGGCCTGGGCGTGCGCGGCGTCCACGTAGGCCATGGCGATCGGCTTGCCGAGGGTCGGGGACGGGGCGCCGGAGGTGACCTCGCCGACGACCTCGCCGGCCACGACCACGGACATGCCCGCGCGGGGCACCCGGCGGCCCTCGGCGATCAGGCCGACCAGCTTGCGCGGCGGGGCGGCCTCGGCGCGCTCGGCGGCCTTCTCCAGCGCCTCGCGGCCGACGAAACGGCCCTCGTTCGTGGTCTTCTCGAACTTGACGACCCGGCCGAGGCCGGCGTCGAACGGCGTGAGGCCGGTGGTCAGCTCGTGCCCGTACAGCGGCATGCCCGCCTCCAGGCGCAGCGTGTCGCGGCAGGACAGGCCGCACGGGACCAGGCCGGCGTCCGCGCCCGCCTCGGTCAGCGCCTGCCACACGCCCTCGGCGTGCTCCGGCTTCAGGAAGAGCTCGAAGCCGTCCTCGCCGGTGTAGCCGGTACGGGCGATCAGCGCGGGCGCGCCGGCGACGGTGCCGGGCAGGCCCGCGTAGTACTTCAGACCGTCCAGGTCGGCGTCGGTGAGCTTGGCCAGGATGCCGCCGGACTCGGGGCCCTGGACGGCGAGCAGGGCGTACGCGTCGCGGTCGTCGCGGACCTCGGCGTCGAAGCCGGCCACGCGCTCGGTCAGCGCGTCGAGCACGACCTGGGCGTTGGAGGCGTTCGCGACGACCATGTACTCGGGGGCCTCGGTCTCGCCGAGGCGGTAGACGATCAGGTCGTCCAGGATGCCGCCGTCCTCACGGCAGATCATCGTGTAGCGGGCGCGGCCGTTGCCCACCGTGGAGATGTTGCCGACCAGCGCGTAGTCGAGGAAGCGCACGGCCTCGGGGCCGGTGACGGTGATCTCGCCCATGTGGGACAGGTCGAACAGGCCGGCCTTGGTGCGGACCGCGGTGTGCTCCTCGCGCTCGCTGCCGTAGCGCAGCGGCATGTCCCAGCCCGCGAAGTCGGTCATGGTCGCGCCGAGCGAGCGATGCGTCGCGTCGAGGGCGGTCAGGCGGGGGGCAGTACTCATGGGTGGCTCCCGGGTCCCAGGCGTGCGGGGCGCACGACGTGCATGACGGTGAGGACATCCTCCCCATCTGTCATGGAACCTGAGAGGTTCACCGAGGACGTCCCCGGCTTGCACCTTGGGTGGGGACGCGACGCCGCGTCCCGCTTTTCAGATCTGCCTCGTCCGCGCGGTACGGGGCCTGAGAGATTCAAGGGAGGTACTTGCTCCTTCGGCGCCCGGCGCACGCGCACGGTGTGTGCGGATGCCCCGGGACTCTCCCGCGCGGATTCGAGCGGCCGGTATGCGGTTGTACGCGCTGGTGGCGCGGGTGCGCGCTCGTGCGAGCGAGTGGCGCGCTCATCATTGCACGGCGGGTCCGTCCGGCAAATCACTTGTGCCCCATTACCATTTCTTTACACTTTGTGGGCAGGGTCCTGGCGGGCCCGATCGGGGTTCCGGCACGCCCGACAGGGGGAGATGGCGATGACGATCCGGCACACCGGACCATATGTGGCGAACACCGGCATACCGGTGCGGCGGGCGGTCGCCGGGGCTCTTCCCGGCGGGGTCGCCGCCCCCGACCAGGCCCGGGACCGGGCCTGCGGCCAACGGCACGACCGGGGCCGCGGCCAGGCGCGCGAGGCGGTACGGGACAGAGCCCGGGCCCGCACCCGGCGGCGCGGCCGGTTCCTGCGGGACCTGCGCGGGCGCGGCGGGCACGGCCCCCGCGTCCTCACCTTCGCGCGCGGCGACGTCGTGGTGGTCTCCGGGCTGCCCGGCGCCGGCAAGTCCACGCTCATGAGCCGGGTCGCCGGCGGCCGGGCCGTCGACTCCCAGGACACCCGGGAGCGCTGGGAGGCCCGGCTGCCCCGCTTCCTGCCGTACGCCCTCTACCGCCCGTTCGCGCGCCTCGCCCACTACGCCGGGCTCCGCCGCGCCGTGCGGGCCGGCGCCGGGGTGGTCGTCCACGACTGCGGCACCCAGTCCTGGGTGCG contains the following coding sequences:
- a CDS encoding membrane protein (identified by MetaGeneAnnotator; putative;~membrane protein [Streptomyces venezuelae ATCC10712]); its protein translation is MTPPGPPEPRGPLGTPIRRTAAAALAVLAVLVIALLGDSLAQTGTGELEIPAAGGITVLRLLVVTALAVHIGELAGVRMAGDGPLPRRWSLPAAVTGFAASAGLLVLLSALSGLKLSTVYGLREGRLLLITANAFVLAALCAATRHHDLATLPLAAAVGAEAMRAHPETYSPAVGISLTVVHLTAASLWFGTLLYVLRTMRLRGGGRDVLLRYARMAGWLFAALAVTGTFSTLRRLPLDGLFTTAYGRVLLVKLALFGVTALLALTARRRLMRGADAQPPARVELGVLGAVVVVSALLTVVPDPHWLLP
- a CDS encoding calmodulin protein (Ca2+ binding site [ion binding];~EF-hand, calcium binding motif; A diverse superfamily of calcium sensors and calcium signal modulators; most examples in this alignment model have 2 active canonical EF hands. Ca2+ binding induces a conformational change in the EF-hand motif, leading to...; cd00051;~calmodulin protein [Streptomyces venezuelae ATCC10712];~identified by MetaGeneAnnotator; putative); its protein translation is MADIESARTAFNKFDVDGDGFITAAEYKHVMAEMGDFHVTETVAEALIKQRDDNGDGRLSWDEFWAHLSQA
- a CDS encoding surface antigen (40-residue YVTN family beta-propeller repeat; TIGR02276;~PQQ-dependent catabolism-associated beta-propeller protein; TIGR03866;~identified by MetaGeneAnnotator; putative;~surface antigen [Streptomyces venezuelae ATCC10712]) produces the protein MPNPARPRPRPCARSRSRSLSGSRSRTLPAAALLLALGTGLTACGGGSSPVSPAATGTKEAAALPAVPKRPADPDALPGMPPPLDPHDLYAADRPNALSPVVKDFPSRVYVPNTNSNTVSVIDPATYKVIETIPVGKQPQHVVPSWDLKTLWVNNDRGNTLTPIDPATGRAGKPVDVHDPYNLYFTPDGKYAVVMASLDRELVFRDAHSMERKKSVPVSCYGVNHADFSADGRYFVVSCEFSGELLKVDTAAMKVVGQQKLPLKGAMPQDVKISPDGKTFYVADMMAHGMWVLDGEKFTTPTLLPTGKGCHGLYVSRDSKEMYVSNRGEGTISVFDFTEDKLTKKWKLPQGGSPDMGGVSADGKVLWLSGRYNSEVYAIDTTSGKQLARIPVGSGPHGLAVYPQPGRYSLGHTGVFR
- a CDS encoding hypothetical protein (identified by MetaGeneAnnotator; putative;~predicted protein [Streptomyces pristinaespiralis ATCC25486]); protein product: MASNASGHPAFIPVGICLVVGLHFFPLARLYDQRQYTATAALLTALAVVGFGLLLAGMAAESLRAVVGLGAALVLWGSALHVGTRG
- a CDS encoding N-acetyltransferase GCN5 (N-acetyltransferase GCN5 [Salinispora arenicola CNS-205];~PFAM: GCN5-related N-acetyltransferase; KEGG: stp:Strop_2924 hypothetical protein;~identified by MetaGeneAnnotator; putative) encodes the protein MAHDGGMSADVAGILAAAARGDFPAPDGSTTVLPQPNARDAGVLAFTAHSVVFLDEDPEWIRAELAAACPDPLAASMNPRFLAALMARTGRSMNTIDLLTVAGALPGAPEIALREIADQEHPRVARALAYRDEVRVWVADGGMVTLGRGVAGRMEAAVEVDEDARHRGLGRALARAARHLTPDPVVWAQQSPGNARSVRAFQAAGYRPVGGEALLTAH
- a CDS encoding glycine cleavage system H protein (Glycine cleavage H-protein. Glycine cleavage H-proteins are part of the glycine cleavage system (GCS) foundin bacteria, archea and the mitochondria of eukaryotes. GCS isa multienzyme complex consisting of 4 different components (P-, H-, T- and...; cd06848;~glycine cleavage system H protein [Arthrobacter aurescens TC1];~identified by MetaGeneAnnotator; putative;~identified by match to protein family HMM PF01597; match to protein family HMM TIGR00527;~lipoyl attachment site [posttranslational modification]), whose translation is MSNPQELRYSKEHEWLSAVEDGVATIGITEFAANALGDVVYAQLPEVGDTVTAGETCGELESTKSVSDLFSPVTGEVVAANQDVVDDPSLVNSAPFEGGWLFKVRVAEEPKDLLSAAEYTELSGN
- a CDS encoding hypothetical protein (Catalytic NodB homology domain of the carbohydrate esterase 4 superfamily; cl15692;~DUF574 domain-containing protein [Streptomyces fulvissimus DSM40593];~UniProt-pubmed:11572948; UniProt-pubmed:20624727; UniProt-pubmed:17369815; UniProt-pubmed:21463507; UniProt-pubmed:18375553; UniProt-pubmed:20064060;~identified by MetaGeneAnnotator; putative); amino-acid sequence: MTDIASRIDTSRPHTARIWNYWTGGKDNYPVDREAGDRIRQLHPGIGSYAKADRLFLGRAVRYLAEEQGIRQFLDIGTGLPSADNTHEVAQRVAPDARVVYVDNDPLVLAHARALLVGTPEGRTDYLDADLRNVDEILAAAAKTLDFSQPVALMLLGVVIFVEDDEESYTLVRRLMDALAPGSHLVLSHTVTHPDMPDVDEAVAFWNEHGTPKLTQRTPAAVTRYFDGLELLDPGVVTCSAWRPETPAEPVAMYGGVARK
- a CDS encoding L-serine dehydratase (L-serine dehydratase [Streptomyces albus J1074];~L-serine dehydratase, iron-sulfur-dependent, singlechain form; TIGR00720;~Serine dehydratase alpha chain; cl12120;~Serine dehydratase beta chain; pfam03315;~identified by MetaGeneAnnotator; putative); the protein is MAISVFDLFSIGIGPSSSHTVGPMRAARMFARRLKNEGLLAHVGSIRAELYGSLGATGHGHGTPKAVLLGLEGHSPRTVDVERADDEFERIKTSGRINLLGAHEIPFAFDDDLILHRRKALPYHANGMTVFAYDTEGAPLLEKTYYSVGGGFVVDEDAVAGENPIIPEDTVLTYPFRTGDELLRLTKETGLSISSLMLENEKAWRTEDEIRAGLLEIWRVMQACVARGMSREGILPGGLKVRRRAATTARKLRSEGDPAAHAMEWITLYAMAVNEENAAGGRVVTAPTNGAAGIIPAVLHYYMNFAAGGASPEEKEDGVVRFLLAAGAIGMLFKENASISGAEVGCQGEVGSACSMAAGALAEVLGGSPEQVENAAEIGMEHNLGLTCDPVGGLVQIPCIERNGMAAVKAVTAARMSMRGDGSHMVSLDKVIKTMKETGADMSVKYKETARGGLAVNIIEC
- a CDS encoding glycine hydroxymethyltransferase (Serine-glycine hydroxymethyltransferase (SHMT). This family belongs to pyridoxal phosphate (PLP)-dependent aspartateaminotransferase superfamily (fold I). SHMT carries out interconversion of serine and glycine; it catalyzes the transfer of hydroxymethyl...; cd00378;~dimer interface [polypeptide binding];~folate binding site [chemical binding];~glycine hydroxymethyltransferase [Amycolatopsis mediterranei U32];~glycine-pyridoxal phosphate binding site [chemical binding];~identified by MetaGeneAnnotator; putative;~serine hydroxymethyltransferase; Reviewed; PRK00011), which codes for MSLLNTPLHELDPDVAAAVDAELRRQQNTLEMIASENFAPVAVMEAQGSVLTNKYAEGYPGRRYYGGCEHVDVAEQIAIDRIKELFGAEYANVQPHSGASANQAALFAIAQPGDTILGLDLAHGGHLTHGMRLNFSGKQFDVVAYHVDDQGRVDMAEVERLAKEHRPKVIIAGWSAYPRQLDFAEFRRIADEVEAYLWVDMAHFAGLVAAGLHPNPVAYADVVTSTTHKTLGGPRGGIILAKKEFAKKLNSSVFPGFQGGPLEHVIAAKAVSFKVAASEEFKERQQRTLDGARIIAERLVRDDVTEHGVSVLSGGTDVHLLLVDLRNSELDGQQAEDRLHEVGITVNRNAVPNDPRPPMVTSGLRIGTPALATRGFQAEDFREVADIIAETLKPGFDAEALKARVTALADKHPLYPGLK